In one Pygocentrus nattereri isolate fPygNat1 chromosome 21, fPygNat1.pri, whole genome shotgun sequence genomic region, the following are encoded:
- the LOC108436478 gene encoding prolargin: MKAVLGFCSLLVLLLTTDVSGQRVRLRPKPPIPKKPPAPKKLAPKTELEPQEPTDFPPPILGPPSSFADCPRECFCPPSYPNALYCENRNLRNIPIIPSRTHYLYLQNNYIVQVTADSFNNATELKWINLGNNRIRSIDKQVFEKLPNLLYLYMERNQLKEVPSDLPVGLEQLQLSRNQISKIAPGTFSKMKHLVLLDLNHNRISDSNLGKNIFKDLKNLIQLNLAHNILRRMPTNIPNGVFQLFLDRNNIEDIPRDYFKDFTNIAFVRLNYNQLSDKGLPKMVFNISTLLDLHLAHNKLSTVPMFNSHLEHLHLNNNNIESINGTEICPFKLSEDVHDANDMPKLRYLRLDGNHLSPPIPADIIMCFRHLHSIVI; this comes from the exons ATGAAGGCTGTGCTTGGATTTTGCTCTCTGCTGGTCCTTCTCCTGACCACAGATGTCTCTGGACAGCGGGTGAGGCTAAGGCCAAAACCACCCATCCCAAAGAAGCCTCCTGCTCCAAAGAAACTGGCTCCCAAAACCGAACTTGAGCCCCAGGAGCCCACTGACTTTCCCCCTCCTATTCTTGGTCCACCTTCTTCATTTGCAGACTGCCCAAGGGAGTGCTTCTGCCCCCCCTCCTACCCAAACGCCCTGTACTGCGAGAACCGCAACCTCCGAAACATCCCCATCATCCCGTCTCGCACACATTATCTCTATCTACAGAACAATTATATTGTCCAAGTGACTGCTGACTCTTTCAACAATGCCACAGAACTCAAGTGGATAAACCTGGGGAACAATCGTATTCGCTCGATAGACAAACAAGTATTTGAGAAGTTGCCTAACCTGCTGTATCTCTACATGGAGAGGAACCAGTTAAAGGAAGTACCCAGTGACCTGCCAGTTGGTTTGGAGCAGCTACAACTCAGCCGTAACCAAATTTCAAAGATTGCCCCTGGAACTTTCAGTAAGATGAAACACCTTGTGCTCCTGGACCTGAATCACAACAGGATCAGTGACAGCAACCTGGGCAAGAACATCTTCAAGGATCTTAAGAATCTCATACAGCTTAACCTGGCGCACAACATCCTCAGAAGGATGCCCACAAATATACCCAATGGCGTCTTTCAGTTGTTCTTGGACAGAAATAACATTGAGGACATTCCCCGGGACTATTTCAAGGATTTCACGAACATCGCCTTTGTTAGGCTCAATTACAACCAGTTGAGTGACAAGGGCCTCCCAAAGATGGTGTTTAATATCAGCACACTGCTGGATTTGCACTTGGCACACAACAAGCTGAGCACCGTTCCAATGTTCAACAGTCACCTGGAGCATCTACATCTCAATAACAACAATATTGAGA GCATAAACGGAACTGAGATCTGTCCCTTTAAGCTGAGCGAGGATGTGCATGATGCCAACGACATGCCCAAGCTCAGGTACCTGCGGCTGGATGGCAATCACTTGAGTCCTCCAATTCCCGCGGACATTATCATGTGTTTCAGACATCTCCACTCTATTGTGATATAG